The following coding sequences lie in one Catharus ustulatus isolate bCatUst1 chromosome 5, bCatUst1.pri.v2, whole genome shotgun sequence genomic window:
- the GUCY1B1 gene encoding guanylate cyclase soluble subunit beta-1 isoform X1, whose protein sequence is MYGFVNHALELLVIRNYGPAVWEDIKKEAQLDEEGQFLVRIIYDDSKTYDLVAAASKVLNLNAGEILQMFGKMFFVFCQESGYDTILRVLGSNVREFLQNLDALHDHLATIYPGMRAPSFRCTDAEKGKGLILHYYSEREGLQDIVIGIIKTVAQQIHGTEIDMKVIQQRNEECDHIQFLIEEKESKEEDYYEDLDRFEENGTQESRISPYTFCKAFPFHIIFDRDLVVTQCGNAIYRVLPQLQPGNCSLLSVFSLVRPHIDISFHGILSHINTVFVLRTKEGLLDVEKLECEDELTGTEISCLRLKGQMIYLPEADSILFLCSPSVMNLDDLTRRGLYLSDIPLHDATRDLVLLGEQFREEYKLTQELEILTDRLQHTLRALEDEKKKTDTLLYSVLPPSVANELRHKRPVPAKRYDNVTILFSGIVGFNAFCSKHASGEGAMKIVNLLNDLYTRFDILTDSRRNPFVYKVETVGDKYMTVSGLPEPCMHHARSICHLALDMMEITGQVQVDGEPVQITIGIHTGEVVTGVIGQRMPRYCLFGNTVNLTSRTETTGEKGKINVSEYTYRCLMTPENSDPQFHLEYRGPVSMKGKKEPMQVWFLSRKSAETEETKQDAF, encoded by the exons gaaggaggcacagctggatgaAGAGGGACAGTTTCTGGTCAGAATAATTTATGATGATTCCAAAACCTATGACCTCGTTGCAGCTGCAAGCAAGGTCCTTA ATCTAAATGCTGGGGAAATTCTTCAAATGTTTGGGAAgatgttttttgtgttttgtcaaGAATCTGGTTATGATACAATTCTACGTGTCTTGGGCTCAAATGTCAGAGAGTTTTTGCAG aaCCTGGATGCTTTGCATGACCACCTTGCTACTATTTACCCGGGTATGCGAGCCCCTTCCTTTAGATGCACTGACGCGGAGAAGGGAAAGGGGCTCATTTTGCATTACTATTCAGAAAGAGAAGGTCTGCAGGATATTGTCATTGGAATCATCAAAACCGTAGCTCAACAGATCCATGGTACAGAAATAGATATGAAG GTTATTCAACAGAGAAATGAGGAGTGTGACCACattcaatttttaattgaaGAGAAAGAGTCTAAAGAAGAGGACTACTATGAGGACCTTGACCGATTTGAAGAAAATGGTACCCAAGAGTCTCGCATCAGTCCCTATACTTTCTGCAAGGCATTTCCTTTCCACATCATATTTGACCGAGATCTGGTGGTCACACAATGTGGCAATGCTATATATAGAGTCCTTCCACAG CTGCAGCCAGGAAATTGCAGTCTGTTGTCAGTTTTCTCCTTGGTCCGGCCTCACATTGATATTAGCTTCCATGGGATCCTCTCCCATATCAATACAGTCTTCGTACTGAGGACTAAG GAAGGGCTATTGGATGTGGAGAAGTTGGAGTGTGAAGATGAACTGACTGGCACAGAAATCAGCTGCTTGCGCCTGAAAGGGCAAATGATCTACTTGCCTGAAGCAGACAGCATTCTCTTTCTTTGTTCACCAAG TGTGATGAACTTGGATGATTTAACCAGAAGAGGTTTATATCTGAGTGATATTCCATTGCATGATGCTACCCGTGATCTGGTTCTTTTGGGAGAGCAGTTCCGAGAGGAATATAAACTGACCCAGGAGCTTGAGATCCTCACGGACAGACTGCAGCACACATTGCGTGCTCTGGAAGAcgaaaagaaaaagacagacAC GTTACTGTATTCTGTTCTGCCACCATCAGTGGCAAATGAGCTGAGACACAAGCGTCCTGTTCCAGCCAAGCGCTATGACAACGTCACCATTCTTTTCAGTGGCATTGTGGGATTCAATGCCTTTTGTAGTAAACATGCCTCTGGAGAGGGAGCCATGAAAATTGTCAATCTTTTAAATGATCTTTACACAAGATTTGATATTTTGACTGATTCAAGAAGGAATCCATTTGTTTATAAG GTGGAAACAGTTGGAGACAAGTATATGACAGTGAGTGGTCTACCAGAGCCTTGCATGCATCATGCACGATCTATCTGCCACCTGGCTTTGGATATGATGGAAATAACAGGCCAAGTTCAAGTAGATGGTGAGCCTGTACAG aTAACCATAGGAATCCATACTGGTGAGGTAGTCACAGGTGTCATAGGTCAAAGGATGCCACGATACTGTCTCTTTGGAAATACTGTCAATCTAACAAGCAGAACAGAAACtactggagaaaaaggaaagatcaATGTTTCTGAATATACTTATAG ATGTCTTATGACACCAGAAAATTCAGATCCTCAGTTCCACCTGGAGTACAGAGGTCCAGTTTCCATGAAGGGCAAAAAAGAGCCAAtgcaggtttggtttttgtccagAAAGAGTGCAGAGACAGAG GAAACAAAGCAAGATGCTTTCTGa
- the GUCY1B1 gene encoding guanylate cyclase soluble subunit beta-1 isoform X2 — protein MFGKMFFVFCQESGYDTILRVLGSNVREFLQNLDALHDHLATIYPGMRAPSFRCTDAEKGKGLILHYYSEREGLQDIVIGIIKTVAQQIHGTEIDMKVIQQRNEECDHIQFLIEEKESKEEDYYEDLDRFEENGTQESRISPYTFCKAFPFHIIFDRDLVVTQCGNAIYRVLPQLQPGNCSLLSVFSLVRPHIDISFHGILSHINTVFVLRTKEGLLDVEKLECEDELTGTEISCLRLKGQMIYLPEADSILFLCSPSVMNLDDLTRRGLYLSDIPLHDATRDLVLLGEQFREEYKLTQELEILTDRLQHTLRALEDEKKKTDTLLYSVLPPSVANELRHKRPVPAKRYDNVTILFSGIVGFNAFCSKHASGEGAMKIVNLLNDLYTRFDILTDSRRNPFVYKVETVGDKYMTVSGLPEPCMHHARSICHLALDMMEITGQVQVDGEPVQITIGIHTGEVVTGVIGQRMPRYCLFGNTVNLTSRTETTGEKGKINVSEYTYRCLMTPENSDPQFHLEYRGPVSMKGKKEPMQVWFLSRKSAETEETKQDAF, from the exons ATGTTTGGGAAgatgttttttgtgttttgtcaaGAATCTGGTTATGATACAATTCTACGTGTCTTGGGCTCAAATGTCAGAGAGTTTTTGCAG aaCCTGGATGCTTTGCATGACCACCTTGCTACTATTTACCCGGGTATGCGAGCCCCTTCCTTTAGATGCACTGACGCGGAGAAGGGAAAGGGGCTCATTTTGCATTACTATTCAGAAAGAGAAGGTCTGCAGGATATTGTCATTGGAATCATCAAAACCGTAGCTCAACAGATCCATGGTACAGAAATAGATATGAAG GTTATTCAACAGAGAAATGAGGAGTGTGACCACattcaatttttaattgaaGAGAAAGAGTCTAAAGAAGAGGACTACTATGAGGACCTTGACCGATTTGAAGAAAATGGTACCCAAGAGTCTCGCATCAGTCCCTATACTTTCTGCAAGGCATTTCCTTTCCACATCATATTTGACCGAGATCTGGTGGTCACACAATGTGGCAATGCTATATATAGAGTCCTTCCACAG CTGCAGCCAGGAAATTGCAGTCTGTTGTCAGTTTTCTCCTTGGTCCGGCCTCACATTGATATTAGCTTCCATGGGATCCTCTCCCATATCAATACAGTCTTCGTACTGAGGACTAAG GAAGGGCTATTGGATGTGGAGAAGTTGGAGTGTGAAGATGAACTGACTGGCACAGAAATCAGCTGCTTGCGCCTGAAAGGGCAAATGATCTACTTGCCTGAAGCAGACAGCATTCTCTTTCTTTGTTCACCAAG TGTGATGAACTTGGATGATTTAACCAGAAGAGGTTTATATCTGAGTGATATTCCATTGCATGATGCTACCCGTGATCTGGTTCTTTTGGGAGAGCAGTTCCGAGAGGAATATAAACTGACCCAGGAGCTTGAGATCCTCACGGACAGACTGCAGCACACATTGCGTGCTCTGGAAGAcgaaaagaaaaagacagacAC GTTACTGTATTCTGTTCTGCCACCATCAGTGGCAAATGAGCTGAGACACAAGCGTCCTGTTCCAGCCAAGCGCTATGACAACGTCACCATTCTTTTCAGTGGCATTGTGGGATTCAATGCCTTTTGTAGTAAACATGCCTCTGGAGAGGGAGCCATGAAAATTGTCAATCTTTTAAATGATCTTTACACAAGATTTGATATTTTGACTGATTCAAGAAGGAATCCATTTGTTTATAAG GTGGAAACAGTTGGAGACAAGTATATGACAGTGAGTGGTCTACCAGAGCCTTGCATGCATCATGCACGATCTATCTGCCACCTGGCTTTGGATATGATGGAAATAACAGGCCAAGTTCAAGTAGATGGTGAGCCTGTACAG aTAACCATAGGAATCCATACTGGTGAGGTAGTCACAGGTGTCATAGGTCAAAGGATGCCACGATACTGTCTCTTTGGAAATACTGTCAATCTAACAAGCAGAACAGAAACtactggagaaaaaggaaagatcaATGTTTCTGAATATACTTATAG ATGTCTTATGACACCAGAAAATTCAGATCCTCAGTTCCACCTGGAGTACAGAGGTCCAGTTTCCATGAAGGGCAAAAAAGAGCCAAtgcaggtttggtttttgtccagAAAGAGTGCAGAGACAGAG GAAACAAAGCAAGATGCTTTCTGa